A stretch of the Candidatus Berkelbacteria bacterium genome encodes the following:
- a CDS encoding DUF3048 domain-containing protein — translation METLNLEKGNFRERLVRFINSRRGHATLIISLFIIVFGAAGTAAYYRYFVPEGFNLQSANNSILPNLSVKEVPKTEPSTLDGTEVDPSKAKIRPLAVMIENHPDARPQAGLIDASVVFEVIVEGGITRFMAIFGPADAQKIGPVRSARPYFVHYAAGYKALYTHAGGSQAALALIPKTPAIVDLPHTAAYFEREPKPGIAVEHTLFTSSAKLYEFAKEKEVKLESEFTPLKFADDIASEQRAATATLAIDFSTPSYKAEWVYEREENIYKRSLAGAAHIDRVTGDQITAKNIAVIEVERVYDAKTNQGKGEWFMTTEGEGKSTLIQNGTATEGKWKKSSTDEMLRLYDSNGNELTLIKGKTWFEVIPPGTSVTHTETPPLTATGDANLSGTIN, via the coding sequence ATGGAGACACTTAATCTCGAGAAGGGTAATTTTCGCGAACGTCTTGTGCGTTTTATAAATAGCCGGCGCGGACACGCAACCCTCATAATCAGCCTATTCATAATTGTATTTGGTGCGGCGGGCACGGCTGCTTATTATCGATATTTCGTACCCGAAGGATTTAATCTTCAATCCGCGAATAACTCGATCTTGCCAAATCTTTCAGTTAAGGAAGTACCCAAAACCGAACCATCAACTTTAGATGGGACTGAAGTTGATCCCAGTAAGGCCAAAATTCGGCCCCTGGCAGTGATGATTGAGAATCACCCCGACGCGCGCCCACAAGCTGGGCTGATCGATGCGAGTGTTGTTTTCGAGGTGATTGTGGAAGGCGGCATCACACGTTTTATGGCAATTTTTGGTCCAGCCGATGCGCAAAAAATCGGACCTGTAAGATCGGCTCGACCGTACTTTGTCCACTATGCCGCTGGTTACAAAGCGCTGTATACGCATGCAGGCGGATCGCAAGCGGCGCTGGCCCTAATTCCTAAGACACCGGCGATCGTTGATTTACCCCATACAGCCGCTTATTTTGAACGCGAACCAAAACCAGGCATCGCGGTTGAACATACGCTCTTCACCTCAAGCGCCAAGCTCTATGAATTCGCCAAAGAAAAAGAAGTGAAACTAGAAAGCGAGTTCACGCCGCTTAAATTTGCTGACGATATCGCAAGTGAGCAACGAGCGGCCACGGCAACCCTTGCTATTGATTTTTCAACACCTTCTTACAAAGCGGAGTGGGTCTATGAGCGCGAAGAGAACATCTATAAACGTTCACTTGCGGGTGCGGCGCACATTGATCGTGTTACGGGCGATCAAATTACAGCCAAAAACATCGCTGTCATCGAAGTGGAGCGCGTCTACGACGCTAAAACAAATCAGGGCAAAGGCGAATGGTTTATGACCACAGAAGGAGAGGGGAAGTCAACGCTCATTCAAAATGGCACTGCAACTGAAGGCAAGTGGAAAAAATCCAGCACCGACGAGATGTTACGTTTGTACGATAGCAACGGCAATGAGTTAACGCTCATCAAGGGCAAGACTTGGTTTGAGGTGATTCCGCCCGGCACATCGGTGACACACACCGAAACTCCACCGCTAACCGCAACGGGTGATGCAAACCTATCAGGAACGATAAATTAA
- a CDS encoding polymer-forming cytoskeletal protein, with amino-acid sequence MKMHSISTLAILSVLTLGLSDVQALEFQQPESSGNVVVESGQIINDTLITAGADIDIRGRVARDLVAAGNTVTIDDSVGGNVFAAGSSIKINGRVQGDVLVAGSTVTLRSDATIDGDLLVFAGNVEVRGRVAGDVTVYAGTLHLAGAVDGNVNVGTESVTLSDTAKIEGKLTGTTTKPFVKPEGAMVIGGVELKRQTDTDEAQQFGFGLGSLFAEVATILGLLMTGALIYLLAPKTVEVLRAQAYKEPLNALLVGLVSLGAAPFILILLFVFYITLPLAFLEIFLVGALAILAGAVANLWVGDLLFKQKLTLVNAFLVGSIVLVILKLIPFLGWILIFGAWCVGFGTLLRFAWFNLRTARK; translated from the coding sequence ATGAAAATGCACAGCATCTCTACGCTCGCGATTCTATCGGTTCTTACACTGGGATTGAGCGATGTTCAAGCTCTCGAATTCCAACAGCCCGAAAGCTCGGGCAATGTCGTAGTAGAAAGTGGTCAGATAATTAACGATACCTTAATTACGGCCGGCGCCGATATTGATATTCGAGGGCGAGTGGCTCGCGACCTTGTAGCGGCTGGCAATACAGTCACAATTGATGATAGTGTCGGTGGCAATGTGTTTGCCGCTGGTTCGAGTATAAAAATCAATGGCCGAGTCCAGGGCGATGTTTTAGTTGCCGGCAGTACCGTAACTCTAAGATCGGATGCAACTATTGACGGTGATCTCTTGGTATTTGCCGGCAACGTTGAAGTGCGCGGGCGCGTGGCTGGCGACGTTACTGTTTATGCAGGCACCTTGCATCTGGCCGGCGCCGTGGATGGCAATGTGAATGTTGGGACCGAGTCGGTTACATTATCTGATACAGCTAAAATTGAAGGCAAACTGACAGGCACGACCACGAAACCATTCGTTAAACCGGAGGGTGCAATGGTGATTGGTGGGGTTGAGTTGAAACGTCAAACAGATACTGATGAAGCCCAACAGTTTGGCTTTGGTCTGGGTAGTTTATTTGCCGAAGTGGCGACTATCCTCGGTTTGCTAATGACCGGCGCGTTAATCTATCTACTCGCTCCAAAAACCGTTGAGGTCCTGCGCGCTCAAGCTTATAAGGAACCGCTCAATGCACTCCTCGTCGGATTAGTCTCGCTTGGAGCGGCGCCTTTTATCTTAATTCTCCTCTTTGTGTTCTATATAACTTTACCACTCGCATTTCTTGAAATTTTCTTGGTTGGAGCGCTTGCGATTCTAGCCGGCGCTGTGGCCAATCTTTGGGTCGGCGACCTTCTCTTCAAGCAGAAACTCACACTTGTGAATGCATTTCTCGTTGGGTCGATTGTGCTGGTAATTCTTAAGCTCATTCCATTCTTAGGTTGGATTTTAATTTTTGGCGCCTGGTGTGTAGGCTTTGGCACCCTGCTTCGTTTCGCTTGGTTTAATTTGCGAACAGCCAGGAAGTAA
- a CDS encoding YqeG family HAD IIIA-type phosphatase, with amino-acid sequence MINRPWYWPDYYIAKLDDLDPNLLYAKGIRAIIFDFDNTLKYYPEPVIRAELIQHLQCWIEVFSKQKISIVSNQVTRTGKECLQTEASKLGLRAFATGLLIKPLPYFLFKAAQAMQVSPAQTLIIGDLLIADIIGGRLAGMQTALVQPLSQNEQFSSRFFRPLDRWLLKSLKPNELTCYLNDVNKEGR; translated from the coding sequence ATGATTAACCGACCATGGTACTGGCCAGATTATTATATTGCAAAATTAGATGATCTTGATCCAAATTTACTTTACGCAAAAGGTATTCGAGCAATCATTTTCGATTTTGACAATACTCTCAAATACTATCCTGAACCCGTGATTCGAGCTGAACTCATTCAACACCTTCAGTGTTGGATTGAAGTTTTTTCCAAGCAAAAAATTTCAATCGTTTCTAATCAGGTGACACGCACTGGCAAAGAGTGTCTGCAAACAGAAGCCAGTAAATTAGGCCTGCGCGCGTTTGCAACCGGCTTACTCATTAAGCCTTTGCCTTATTTCCTATTCAAAGCGGCACAAGCGATGCAAGTCTCGCCAGCTCAAACTTTAATCATTGGCGATCTTTTGATAGCCGATATAATCGGCGGACGTTTAGCCGGCATGCAAACCGCACTCGTCCAACCGTTGAGTCAAAATGAACAATTTTCAAGCCGTTTTTTTCGACCACTTGATCGATGGCTTCTAAAAAGTTTGAAACCAAATGAACTTACATGCTATCTTAATGATGTAAACAAGGAGGGAAGATGA
- a CDS encoding CHAP domain-containing protein — MTSIQVAEQAEPPLIRLKRSFHNWRLSLRRRYWLTRKLIQPSLQRGWRTVIATVLLIALNPLASNKALAAAGPTSITAQLADFSFETVEEIPFDTPSAHETHLADGFIEKPTVLTTDIGRPEKELQAREEAERISKAQLAQVAKTQVRRAFKPSAQTSAFQATATTAGNTYSYGYCTWWAKERRPDIPNRWGNASAWLKSAQRSGFATGKTPQAGSVIVTSEGPLGHVGYVEKVEGDELIVSDMNMIGWGKVSKRRMKSASGVIRGYIY; from the coding sequence ATGACTTCAATTCAGGTTGCCGAGCAGGCGGAGCCACCGCTTATACGCTTGAAGCGAAGCTTTCACAATTGGAGATTGAGTTTACGGCGTCGTTATTGGCTTACTCGAAAACTCATCCAACCCTCACTGCAACGTGGCTGGCGGACTGTTATTGCAACCGTGCTTTTAATCGCCTTGAATCCACTCGCGAGTAATAAGGCGCTGGCCGCCGCCGGGCCAACCTCGATTACAGCGCAACTCGCTGATTTCTCGTTTGAAACTGTTGAAGAAATTCCCTTTGATACACCCTCTGCCCATGAAACGCATCTTGCCGATGGCTTTATCGAGAAGCCAACCGTACTAACAACAGATATTGGCCGCCCCGAAAAAGAACTTCAAGCACGCGAGGAAGCAGAACGGATTAGCAAAGCTCAACTTGCCCAGGTCGCCAAAACACAGGTACGACGAGCGTTCAAACCTTCAGCCCAAACAAGCGCTTTTCAAGCCACTGCCACGACTGCCGGTAACACTTACAGCTATGGCTACTGCACCTGGTGGGCAAAAGAACGTCGACCAGATATCCCCAATCGCTGGGGGAATGCAAGCGCCTGGCTCAAGAGCGCTCAAAGATCGGGTTTTGCAACTGGGAAAACGCCTCAAGCTGGTTCGGTAATTGTAACTAGTGAGGGACCACTCGGTCATGTCGGGTATGTCGAAAAAGTCGAGGGCGACGAATTAATCGTCTCGGATATGAACATGATCGGCTGGGGCAAAGTATCGAAACGGAGAATGAAAAGCGCCAGTGGTGTCATTCGCGGCTATATTTACTAA
- a CDS encoding LytR C-terminal domain-containing protein translates to MPTFDGIRASPRTVLQSKLTHNTRPRSKRSRDGVLLFVPVVAVLALLFIRPTLSRETESLSEKLLAEEKFTDEIITADEDNDTRAPAKTFKAPVAQIEDSLDALVILDQPTTNSAPQEEKIAPKTPKTFTVRVLNGGSATGVAAKIRDQLKSAQINVSSIGNAKTTHQISTIYYLPGFMSEAQEVQYLLDWESAELKESDLPKPDQLLVVAGQE, encoded by the coding sequence GTGCCGACTTTTGATGGGATTCGAGCGTCGCCGCGCACGGTTCTACAATCAAAGCTAACTCACAACACTCGACCTCGATCGAAGCGATCAAGAGATGGGGTTTTATTGTTTGTGCCTGTGGTTGCAGTTTTAGCGCTCCTTTTTATCCGACCGACACTGTCGCGCGAAACAGAATCATTGTCCGAAAAATTACTTGCTGAAGAAAAATTTACAGACGAAATTATAACTGCTGACGAAGATAATGACACTCGCGCGCCCGCAAAAACATTTAAAGCACCTGTCGCACAAATTGAAGATTCACTCGACGCGCTGGTGATTCTCGACCAACCAACCACAAATTCCGCGCCTCAAGAAGAAAAAATTGCGCCCAAAACTCCAAAGACTTTCACGGTAAGAGTCCTAAATGGCGGGAGCGCGACTGGGGTAGCCGCTAAGATTCGCGATCAATTAAAAAGCGCTCAAATTAATGTTTCATCGATTGGCAATGCCAAAACGACTCACCAGATTTCAACAATTTATTACCTGCCTGGATTTATGAGCGAGGCCCAGGAGGTTCAATATCTTCTCGATTGGGAATCGGCCGAGTTAAAAGAAAGTGATTTACCTAAGCCGGATCAGTTGTTAGTTGTTGCGGGTCAAGAATAA
- the lexA gene encoding transcriptional repressor LexA: MHQLPTPKQKAVLEYLRTYINDHEYAPSYREIAQHFELKSVATVAEHIESLRLKGHICKDEGARAVQVTPAWDERTHEIPLLGVIAAGNPIAAIRTNETIDIPRSMMGHDVYALKVSGDSMVHDGILDGDYVVIQRTKQPKNGDIVVALLEEENVTLKRYYKEKGRIRLQPANPKYPPIYTNDVSIQGRVLGVIRQFSPIY; this comes from the coding sequence ATGCACCAGCTTCCTACACCCAAACAAAAAGCCGTTCTTGAGTACTTACGAACGTATATCAATGATCATGAGTATGCGCCGAGCTACCGAGAAATTGCCCAACATTTTGAATTGAAATCGGTAGCGACAGTCGCGGAGCATATCGAATCACTAAGACTCAAGGGCCATATTTGTAAAGATGAAGGCGCGCGTGCCGTGCAAGTAACACCCGCTTGGGATGAGCGTACTCACGAGATTCCTCTTCTGGGCGTGATCGCGGCGGGTAATCCGATTGCGGCGATTCGAACCAACGAGACGATCGATATTCCACGCTCAATGATGGGTCATGATGTATACGCACTTAAAGTTAGCGGCGACTCCATGGTGCACGATGGAATTTTAGACGGAGACTATGTGGTAATTCAACGCACAAAACAACCAAAAAATGGGGATATTGTGGTGGCTCTTCTGGAAGAAGAGAATGTGACACTCAAACGCTATTATAAAGAGAAGGGGCGAATTCGATTACAACCAGCTAACCCTAAATATCCGCCGATCTACACCAATGACGTTTCAATTCAAGGGAGAGTGCTCGGTGTGATTAGACAATTTTCACCTATCTATTAA
- a CDS encoding DNA polymerase IV has protein sequence MVLNFALASWQMVELEMEIKMNWILHIDMNSFFASVEQQYNPALRGKAIGVGGKPGTRSVIVAPSREAKRLGVRVGMNGREAFKHCPQLIIVPPVYERYQAISQHIFQILEQFSPAVEPFSIDEGFIEIDTSLEQAINIARTIKTKFHNQLGPVLTASIGIARNKRLAKLASESQKPDGLVALLNNAEEKTVAKLRREGVTAWTQVELFTQTQVEELCGIGPRLGRRLRAAGIQTLADLTQQSLDTLRTLVFPYEKELHLIGQGIDLARVVPYWRQKAEQSIGHQYTLPHDVPVRELRPILFRLSEKVGNRLRKRGFVGQSIQIYLRRTNAPSWGSTLQTSYRIESDRDIECYAWKLISSACQRGDKLTLETLVRMPSVTVSVLTPKIQAPVRLPFDANSSNLTMAINKIRARFGETSVQSGWSVGVKMHNLLDGRSRRLLCG, from the coding sequence ATGGTTCTCAACTTCGCCCTCGCAAGTTGGCAGATGGTGGAACTCGAAATGGAGATCAAAATGAACTGGATTTTACACATCGACATGAACAGCTTCTTTGCTTCAGTCGAGCAACAATATAATCCGGCGCTTCGTGGCAAAGCAATTGGCGTGGGTGGCAAACCAGGCACACGATCAGTGATTGTGGCGCCCTCGAGAGAAGCAAAACGGCTGGGTGTTCGGGTAGGCATGAACGGTCGGGAAGCGTTCAAACACTGTCCGCAACTCATCATTGTGCCACCCGTCTACGAACGATATCAGGCAATTAGTCAGCATATATTTCAAATTCTTGAGCAATTCTCACCGGCGGTCGAGCCCTTCTCGATCGATGAGGGCTTCATTGAGATCGATACTAGCTTGGAACAAGCTATCAATATCGCTCGCACGATTAAAACTAAATTTCACAATCAACTCGGGCCGGTGCTGACCGCTTCGATTGGGATCGCGCGTAATAAACGTCTTGCTAAATTGGCAAGCGAATCGCAAAAACCCGATGGACTTGTCGCACTTTTAAATAACGCCGAGGAGAAAACAGTTGCAAAATTGCGCCGGGAGGGGGTAACGGCCTGGACACAAGTAGAACTTTTTACCCAAACACAGGTTGAGGAATTGTGTGGTATCGGGCCACGGCTTGGCCGAAGACTGCGCGCCGCCGGTATTCAGACATTGGCCGATCTTACCCAACAATCACTTGATACCTTGCGGACATTAGTTTTCCCATACGAAAAAGAACTGCATTTGATTGGGCAGGGCATCGACCTTGCTCGTGTTGTTCCATATTGGCGGCAAAAAGCTGAACAATCGATCGGTCATCAATACACTTTGCCGCACGACGTACCGGTACGCGAATTACGACCAATCTTATTTCGTTTGAGCGAGAAAGTGGGGAATCGACTAAGAAAGAGGGGATTTGTCGGTCAATCAATTCAAATTTATTTACGCCGCACAAATGCGCCCAGCTGGGGCTCAACTCTTCAGACTTCATACCGAATTGAATCAGACAGAGATATCGAATGCTATGCCTGGAAGCTCATCTCCTCGGCCTGCCAGCGAGGCGACAAATTAACTCTGGAGACTTTAGTACGCATGCCAAGTGTCACTGTTTCCGTTCTGACTCCAAAAATTCAAGCGCCTGTTCGATTACCGTTCGACGCTAATTCATCAAACCTGACAATGGCAATCAATAAAATTCGAGCCCGCTTTGGCGAAACAAGTGTGCAAAGCGGCTGGAGCGTTGGAGTAAAAATGCACAACCTTTTAGACGGAAGAAGCAGAAGACTCTTATGTGGATAA
- a CDS encoding TrmH family RNA methyltransferase — MIKRQSRIIAVLDNIRSLYNVGSIFRTSDAFAIEHLYLCGLTGTPAEAKQRAQITKTSLGAEQTVPWSYAPQAIEVIRELKRDGLFILALEQAPTALSITTYSPPSNAPIALVVGHELYGVSEGALKLANQTIQIPMLGIKESLNVTVAYGIALAHLRQ; from the coding sequence ATGATTAAGCGCCAATCTCGAATTATTGCGGTGCTCGACAATATTCGGAGTCTCTACAACGTTGGGAGTATTTTTCGAACCAGTGATGCGTTTGCGATCGAGCATCTGTATTTATGCGGCCTCACTGGAACGCCGGCCGAAGCAAAGCAGAGAGCTCAAATCACAAAGACCTCGCTTGGCGCCGAACAAACTGTGCCGTGGTCGTATGCGCCACAGGCAATCGAGGTGATAAGAGAACTAAAACGAGATGGTTTGTTTATCCTCGCTCTTGAACAAGCCCCGACAGCGCTATCTATTACTACGTATTCGCCACCAAGCAACGCGCCTATCGCGCTTGTTGTTGGTCATGAACTTTACGGCGTCTCTGAAGGAGCGCTTAAATTAGCTAATCAGACTATCCAAATTCCCATGCTCGGCATAAAAGAATCGCTCAATGTAACCGTGGCCTACGGCATTGCTCTCGCCCACTTACGGCAATAA
- a CDS encoding histidine--tRNA ligase, translating into MPQSIQIARGMRDVLPTEQKYWTKIQTIATNRLRSFGFQRIDTPIIEAKDLFVRGVGTSSDLIEKELFGVVRLGTHQTEQNTPNQTPELVLRPEGTAGIVRAYIENGMHTWPQPVKLFSFMPIFRYDRPQKGRYRQHTQLNVEVLGDGEPLTDAMTILALWQILQDLELDQGAVIELNSIGDSASREQIRTVLHEYYQPLLPKLCANCQRRFKVNPLRLVDCKEEQCQPYRETAPQIVDSLDDASRQHFMLVLEYLDSAGVPYELNPFLVRGLDYYTRTVFEIRDRNDTHRQASLGGGGRYDTLVESLGGLATPAFGFGIGLERLIEKLVEKKIPIIEKAGAEILIIQLGDRAKKKAIPLLVSLGKKGLAASMALGKESLKAQLKSADKMGARLALIVGEREAIDDTIIVRMMSDGTQETVHFDDVESVIEKRLAELNES; encoded by the coding sequence ATGCCTCAATCGATTCAAATTGCTCGCGGGATGCGCGATGTTCTACCAACAGAACAAAAGTACTGGACAAAAATTCAGACTATTGCCACTAATCGCTTGCGGAGTTTCGGTTTTCAACGCATCGATACTCCAATTATCGAAGCAAAAGATCTCTTTGTTCGAGGCGTCGGGACAAGTTCCGATCTAATTGAAAAAGAGCTGTTCGGCGTTGTCCGTCTCGGCACTCATCAAACTGAACAGAACACTCCAAACCAGACACCGGAACTAGTCTTGCGTCCCGAAGGTACAGCTGGCATCGTTCGCGCCTATATTGAAAACGGGATGCATACTTGGCCTCAACCAGTTAAACTTTTTTCATTCATGCCGATTTTTCGCTATGACCGACCGCAAAAAGGGCGCTATCGTCAGCATACCCAGCTAAATGTTGAGGTACTCGGCGATGGCGAACCCCTCACCGATGCCATGACAATTTTGGCTCTCTGGCAAATTCTGCAAGATCTCGAACTCGATCAAGGCGCGGTGATTGAGCTCAACTCGATCGGCGACAGCGCTTCACGCGAACAAATTCGCACTGTCTTACACGAATATTATCAGCCACTCTTGCCAAAACTTTGCGCCAACTGTCAGCGACGTTTTAAGGTTAATCCCCTCCGCCTAGTCGATTGCAAAGAAGAGCAGTGTCAGCCCTATAGAGAAACGGCGCCACAAATTGTGGATTCCCTCGATGATGCCTCTCGTCAACATTTCATGCTTGTCCTTGAGTATCTTGACAGCGCTGGAGTGCCTTACGAACTCAACCCGTTTCTAGTGCGCGGCCTGGATTATTACACGCGCACCGTCTTTGAAATCCGTGACCGAAACGACACTCACCGCCAAGCCTCGCTCGGCGGCGGCGGGCGATACGATACTTTGGTGGAATCACTGGGCGGATTAGCAACACCCGCTTTTGGGTTTGGCATTGGCCTCGAACGTTTGATTGAAAAATTAGTTGAGAAAAAAATTCCAATAATCGAAAAAGCAGGCGCAGAAATTCTGATTATTCAATTGGGCGATCGAGCGAAAAAGAAGGCGATCCCGCTTTTGGTGAGCTTAGGGAAAAAAGGCTTGGCTGCTTCAATGGCGCTTGGCAAAGAGAGCTTGAAAGCCCAACTCAAAAGCGCCGATAAAATGGGCGCCCGATTGGCATTGATTGTTGGTGAACGCGAGGCAATCGACGATACGATTATCGTCCGCATGATGAGCGACGGCACCCAAGAAACAGTTCACTTCGACGATGTCGAATCTGTAATTGAAAAACGTCTCGCCGAACTCAATGAAAGCTAA
- a CDS encoding bifunctional (p)ppGpp synthetase/guanosine-3',5'-bis(diphosphate) 3'-pyrophosphohydrolase, with product MHDKEYLQLKETIRSYMNEEDRALVERAYQYAEEAHRGIKRESGETYLTHPVRIALFLAKLELDVETIAAALLHDVLEDTSIAAEQIERRFGPGIAKLVSGVTKLARVRLKKTGRFLPAFLLRREEERVAFERQVESLRKMLLAMTDDIRVILIKLADRLHNMETLHAVRPDKRARIAQETLEIYAPLAYRLGMGDIKGRLEDLAFPYVYPKEHKFLRDQLGERIRERDQYIVRFQRTLKQYLESEHIKMLDIHGRVKHEYSLWQKLQRYQGDLSKIYDLIAIRIIVPTPADCYQVLGLIHSRWNPLLGRIKDYIATPKPNGYQSLHSTVFGVDGEITEIQIRTPLMHEQAEWGIAAHWHYTEHKSKKDDVLPRPSWLADLHKWQQTLKDPKELQAMLRLEFFRDQIFVFTPLGDVITLPVQSTPIDFAYAIHSDIGDNCTGAKINDRLKPLDTELKNGDIVEILVTKKPQGPKRDWLRFAKTQKARTSIKSRFGIS from the coding sequence ATGCACGACAAAGAGTACTTACAACTTAAGGAGACAATTCGATCTTACATGAATGAAGAAGATCGGGCCTTAGTTGAACGAGCATACCAATATGCCGAGGAGGCGCATCGGGGCATCAAGCGAGAAAGTGGTGAAACGTATTTAACTCATCCAGTCAGAATCGCGCTTTTTTTGGCTAAACTTGAACTCGATGTTGAAACTATAGCCGCGGCGCTTTTGCATGATGTTCTCGAAGACACGAGCATCGCCGCCGAACAAATCGAACGCCGATTTGGACCTGGGATCGCCAAACTCGTAAGCGGGGTTACAAAACTCGCCCGCGTTCGTCTTAAAAAAACCGGCCGTTTTCTGCCGGCTTTTCTTTTGCGCCGAGAGGAGGAGCGAGTAGCGTTTGAGCGCCAAGTGGAATCATTGCGCAAGATGTTACTTGCAATGACTGATGACATCCGAGTGATTCTTATTAAACTTGCCGATCGGCTTCACAATATGGAAACACTTCACGCTGTCCGCCCCGATAAACGAGCCCGAATCGCTCAAGAAACACTTGAAATTTATGCGCCGCTCGCCTACCGCCTCGGAATGGGCGACATCAAAGGTCGACTGGAGGATTTAGCTTTTCCTTATGTTTATCCTAAAGAACACAAATTTCTGCGCGATCAACTAGGCGAACGAATCCGCGAGCGCGATCAGTACATCGTGCGTTTTCAGCGCACTTTGAAGCAATATCTGGAATCGGAGCACATCAAGATGCTTGATATTCACGGTCGCGTTAAGCATGAGTACAGCCTGTGGCAAAAACTCCAACGTTACCAAGGCGACTTAAGCAAGATCTATGATTTAATCGCAATTCGCATTATTGTGCCAACACCTGCTGATTGTTACCAAGTTCTCGGACTGATCCACAGCCGCTGGAATCCTCTTCTTGGTCGGATTAAAGATTATATTGCAACTCCAAAACCGAATGGTTATCAATCATTACACAGTACGGTTTTTGGCGTCGACGGCGAGATTACCGAGATTCAGATTCGCACCCCATTAATGCACGAGCAAGCAGAGTGGGGGATTGCCGCCCACTGGCACTACACCGAGCACAAATCAAAAAAAGACGATGTTTTACCACGACCCAGCTGGCTGGCAGATTTGCATAAATGGCAACAAACCTTGAAGGACCCCAAGGAGCTTCAGGCCATGCTCCGACTGGAATTTTTTCGTGATCAAATCTTTGTTTTTACTCCTCTTGGCGATGTGATTACTTTGCCAGTCCAAAGTACGCCAATCGATTTTGCTTACGCAATTCACTCCGACATCGGCGATAACTGTACAGGCGCCAAAATCAACGACCGTCTCAAACCGCTTGATACTGAACTTAAAAATGGCGACATTGTAGAAATTTTAGTGACCAAAAAACCGCAAGGGCCGAAACGCGATTGGCTCCGTTTTGCAAAAACGCAAAAGGCTCGTACCAGTATTAAAAGCCGCTTCGGAATTTCGTGA